Proteins encoded within one genomic window of Amycolatopsis sp. 2-15:
- a CDS encoding FAD binding domain-containing protein: MKPAPFDYVRAHSVDEAVRTLAEADGDGKILAGGQSLMPVLALRMARPRVLVDVNRIPGLATITPTGSDVRLGALVRHARLVEQPHHPLLAEAARWIGHTAIRSRGTSGGSIAHADPSAELPVVAAALEATVHIAGPGGTRAETATSFFAGPLETTLAEDEMITAVDLPVPSRWGFAEFSRRHGDFGLVLVVAAEVAGRWRLAIGGVGGVPLRPAEAEQLLNDGAEVDAVAAAAAAETQPQSDIHASADYRRAMTAEFVRRALASHGKRAAA; the protein is encoded by the coding sequence GTGAAACCGGCGCCGTTCGACTACGTCCGGGCGCACAGCGTCGACGAGGCCGTGCGCACGCTGGCCGAGGCGGACGGAGACGGCAAGATCCTCGCCGGCGGCCAGAGCCTGATGCCGGTGCTCGCGTTGCGCATGGCCCGGCCGCGGGTCCTGGTCGACGTCAACCGGATTCCCGGCCTGGCCACGATCACGCCCACCGGCAGCGACGTCCGGCTCGGTGCGCTGGTCCGGCACGCGCGGCTGGTCGAGCAACCGCACCACCCGCTCCTCGCCGAGGCCGCTCGCTGGATCGGGCACACGGCGATCCGCTCTCGCGGCACGAGTGGCGGCAGCATCGCGCATGCCGACCCGTCGGCCGAGCTGCCGGTGGTCGCCGCCGCGCTGGAAGCGACCGTCCACATTGCCGGCCCGGGCGGCACGCGCGCCGAGACGGCTACCTCGTTTTTCGCGGGACCGCTGGAAACCACGTTGGCCGAGGACGAAATGATCACCGCAGTGGACCTGCCGGTGCCTTCGCGCTGGGGGTTCGCCGAGTTTTCGCGGCGGCACGGCGACTTCGGGCTCGTGCTCGTGGTCGCGGCCGAAGTGGCCGGTCGGTGGCGGCTCGCGATCGGCGGCGTCGGCGGGGTGCCGCTGCGCCCGGCGGAGGCCGAGCAGCTGCTGAACGACGGTGCCGAGGTCGACGCCGTTGCTGCCGCCGCGGCGGCGGAAACTCAGCCGCAGAGCGACATCCACGCGTCGGCGGACTACCGGCGGGCGATGACGGCGGAGTTCGTCCGCCGCGCCCTGGCCTCTCACGGGAAGCGCGCCGCGGCATGA
- a CDS encoding TetR/AcrR family transcriptional regulator, giving the protein MTAGQTRAAVSEEVVLDTALTLFAERGYHGTALSQIADVLRIRTPSLYNHMRSKEDLLRAIVDRTTAAVLDDFESMTSEDGDWPTRLARATRVYAFRHATHRREALVVNRDTDCLGEPHRTRFQDRRRRHEHAFRGIIAGGVDAGVFHVGSPALASFAIREMCVSIARWFRDDGPMPADAVADEYSRFALQIVGSRP; this is encoded by the coding sequence GTGACAGCAGGTCAAACGCGCGCCGCGGTGAGTGAGGAAGTGGTGCTGGACACGGCGCTCACGCTGTTCGCCGAACGCGGTTACCACGGCACCGCGCTCAGCCAGATCGCCGACGTGCTGCGGATCCGTACCCCGAGCCTCTACAACCACATGCGGTCCAAGGAGGACTTGCTGCGCGCCATTGTGGACCGCACGACCGCCGCGGTGCTCGACGACTTCGAGAGCATGACCAGCGAGGACGGTGACTGGCCGACCCGGCTGGCGCGCGCCACCCGCGTGTACGCGTTCCGCCACGCCACCCACCGGCGCGAGGCGCTGGTGGTCAACCGTGACACCGACTGCCTCGGCGAACCGCACCGCACGCGCTTCCAGGACCGGCGCCGGCGGCACGAACACGCCTTCCGCGGAATCATCGCCGGCGGTGTCGACGCGGGGGTGTTCCACGTGGGCTCGCCGGCGCTGGCGTCGTTCGCGATCCGCGAGATGTGCGTGAGCATCGCCCGCTGGTTCCGCGACGACGGCCCGATGCCGGCCGACGCCGTCGCCGACGAGTACAGCCGGTTCGCGCTGCAGATCGTGGGTTCGCGACCCTGA
- a CDS encoding enoyl-CoA hydratase has protein sequence MITTEIRGEVGVIALDRHERRNALDVEHCVALRKAVVELGPRVRALVITGRGTSFCAGADLRGVHGDGFRTALYDALHSITAVPVPVLAAVNGPAIGAGTQLAIACDLRVAAPSAVFAVPTARNGLVVDPWTVRRLALLAGGGAARAMLLGCDRLDAGLAFHRGLVDRLGDLDAALEWAAEIAEFAPSSLKYSKQALDTLFEGAPWDSTLDTAFEDSWPKEASK, from the coding sequence ATGATCACCACCGAAATCCGCGGCGAGGTCGGTGTCATCGCCCTCGACCGGCACGAGCGGCGCAACGCGCTGGACGTCGAGCACTGCGTTGCCCTGCGTAAAGCCGTTGTGGAGCTGGGCCCGCGGGTGCGCGCGCTGGTGATCACCGGCCGGGGCACGAGCTTCTGCGCCGGGGCCGACCTCCGTGGCGTGCACGGCGACGGGTTCCGCACTGCCCTCTACGACGCGCTGCACAGCATCACGGCCGTGCCCGTGCCGGTGCTCGCGGCCGTCAACGGGCCCGCCATCGGCGCCGGCACGCAGCTCGCGATCGCGTGTGACCTGCGGGTGGCGGCGCCGTCCGCGGTGTTCGCGGTGCCGACCGCGCGCAACGGCCTGGTCGTGGACCCGTGGACGGTCCGGCGCCTGGCGTTGCTGGCCGGTGGCGGGGCCGCGCGCGCGATGCTGCTGGGCTGTGACCGGCTGGACGCCGGGCTGGCTTTTCACCGTGGGCTCGTCGACCGCCTGGGTGACCTCGACGCCGCGTTGGAATGGGCCGCCGAGATCGCCGAGTTCGCGCCGTCGTCCCTGAAGTATTCGAAACAGGCGCTGGACACGCTGTTCGAAGGCGCGCCGTGGGACTCCACTTTGGACACGGCGTTCGAGGACAGCTGGCCGAAGGAGGCGTCGAAGTGA
- a CDS encoding aldehyde dehydrogenase family protein gives MTVVREPHLYVGGQWIAGGGTDSEVENPATEELAGVVTQASPAVVNLAVASANAAFDGWATTPVAERAAALRRLHEVITQRAERFAELITLEQGSPPPVARKLHVDTPLAVLAQTAEALGEFPFRSELGNSVILREPVGVVAAITPWNLPLHQIVVKVVPALAAGCTVVLKPAALTPLTAFELMRAFEAAEFPAGVINLVTGSGGDVGDQLTRNASVDHVSFTGSTPVGAQVAAAAAETIKGVTLELGGKSASVVLSDVDDALLAKAVKVTVANCYLNGGQTCTALSRLIVPNDRLPQVEELAAAASAKYVPGERLGPLISAGQRKEVESFLGSGEARVITGPVELPERGHYVTPTVYSGVDPDSRLAQEEIFGPVLVILSAESDDHAIAIANNSRYGLGGALWTGDPDHALEYAARIRTGQVDVNAAPFNPRAPFGGYKASGIGREIGDYGISDVLEIKAVQL, from the coding sequence GTGACCGTGGTCCGTGAACCCCACCTCTACGTCGGCGGCCAGTGGATCGCCGGCGGCGGCACCGACAGCGAGGTCGAGAACCCGGCCACCGAGGAGCTCGCGGGTGTCGTCACCCAGGCCTCGCCCGCCGTCGTCAACCTGGCCGTGGCCTCGGCCAACGCGGCGTTCGACGGCTGGGCCACCACGCCCGTCGCCGAGCGGGCCGCGGCGCTGCGCCGCCTGCACGAGGTGATCACCCAGCGCGCCGAGCGGTTCGCCGAGCTCATCACGCTCGAACAGGGCTCACCACCGCCGGTGGCGCGGAAGTTGCATGTGGACACTCCGCTCGCGGTGCTGGCTCAGACGGCGGAAGCGTTGGGAGAGTTCCCCTTCCGTAGCGAGCTGGGAAACTCCGTGATCCTGCGTGAGCCCGTCGGGGTCGTCGCCGCGATCACGCCGTGGAACCTGCCGCTGCACCAGATCGTGGTCAAGGTCGTCCCGGCGCTCGCGGCCGGCTGCACCGTGGTGCTCAAACCCGCCGCGCTGACGCCGCTCACCGCGTTCGAGCTGATGCGCGCCTTCGAGGCCGCGGAGTTCCCGGCCGGTGTGATCAACCTGGTCACCGGCAGCGGCGGCGACGTCGGTGACCAGCTCACGCGCAACGCGAGCGTCGACCACGTGTCCTTCACCGGCTCGACGCCCGTGGGGGCGCAGGTCGCGGCTGCCGCGGCGGAGACGATCAAGGGTGTCACGCTGGAGCTGGGCGGGAAGTCCGCGAGCGTCGTGCTGTCCGATGTGGACGACGCGCTGCTCGCCAAGGCCGTGAAGGTCACCGTGGCCAACTGCTACCTCAACGGCGGCCAGACGTGCACCGCGCTCTCGCGCCTGATCGTGCCGAACGATCGGTTGCCGCAGGTGGAGGAATTGGCGGCCGCCGCGTCCGCGAAGTACGTGCCGGGCGAGCGGCTCGGGCCGCTGATCTCCGCCGGGCAGCGCAAGGAGGTCGAGAGCTTCCTGGGCTCGGGTGAGGCCCGCGTGATCACCGGCCCGGTCGAGCTGCCCGAACGCGGTCACTACGTCACTCCGACCGTCTACAGTGGCGTCGATCCCGACTCGCGCCTCGCGCAGGAGGAGATCTTCGGCCCGGTGCTGGTCATCCTGTCCGCGGAGTCAGACGACCACGCCATCGCCATCGCCAACAACTCGCGCTACGGCCTCGGCGGTGCGCTGTGGACCGGCGACCCGGACCACGCGCTGGAGTACGCCGCGCGCATCCGCACTGGTCAGGTCGACGTCAACGCGGCGCCGTTCAACCCGCGAGCGCCGTTCGGCGGGTACAAGGCGTCGGGCATCGGCCGGGAGATCGGCGACTACGGCATTTCCGACGTCCTCGAGATCAAGGCGGTGCAGCTGTGA
- a CDS encoding xanthine dehydrogenase family protein molybdopterin-binding subunit produces MTTVEENPAGAVGKVVRRKEDARLITGRGRYVSDLQLPRMRHVAFLRSPFGHARITRVDTSAARELPRVHVFTGDQAEFAAVPLRALSALPSYVETEQPLLAREKVRFAGEPVAAVVADDRYRAEDALELIDIDYEPLPVNITAWLPPTEPLHADAPDNVLLERTFDTGEVPDALAGADLVVERELITNRHAGNPMECRAGVALWDPADDRLTLWSGTQVPHIARNMIAELLGIPEGNVRVIAPDVGGGFGVKAVVYPEDVALCLIARQLRGVPVKWVEDRAEHLLAATHARDHRYVVKAGFRSDGELVALDADVTCNVGAYSVYPWTAGIEPLMAGGLLSGPYRLQHYRCTVRGIATNTAPSGPYRGVARPASVFAMESVLDAAAAELGMSALDIRRRNLISPEEIPYRMPSRLVDDSGWYGECLEKAVESIGYEDFRAEQARRQSAGENPIGLGLACYNELTGLGRAAAAGPRMPFRTGHDACTVRVNPDGRVTVLSGVTSQGQGLETTVAQIVADAVGVSYADVEVRIGDTNESLWGFGAFSSRQAVIGGGAAHRSAVTVREKILRLAAELYEANVDDLSLVNGDVRVAGEAKPVGTLAELARVAYLESNRLPQGIEPGLEATQFYDPIRGAFAAGAQAAVVEVDRATGELKILKYVCVEDAGTVINPQVVEGQIAGSIAQGIGGALYEHLIYDEGGNLSTGTLMDYLMPTSAEVPELVIGHLSHPADNPLGVRGVGEGGTLGPNAVLAGAVTDALGVQVTHLPLTPGTIWEALR; encoded by the coding sequence GTGACGACCGTGGAGGAGAACCCGGCCGGCGCCGTCGGGAAGGTCGTGCGGCGCAAGGAGGACGCGCGGCTGATCACCGGGCGTGGGCGGTACGTCTCCGACCTGCAGCTGCCTCGGATGCGCCACGTCGCGTTCCTGCGCAGCCCGTTCGGCCACGCGCGGATCACCCGGGTCGACACGTCCGCCGCGCGCGAGCTTCCGCGCGTGCACGTGTTCACCGGCGACCAGGCGGAGTTCGCCGCCGTGCCGTTGCGAGCGCTGTCGGCGCTGCCGTCCTATGTGGAGACCGAGCAGCCCTTGCTGGCGCGGGAGAAGGTGCGGTTCGCGGGCGAGCCGGTGGCCGCCGTCGTCGCCGACGACCGCTACCGCGCCGAAGATGCGCTGGAGCTCATCGACATCGACTACGAACCGCTGCCGGTGAACATCACCGCGTGGCTGCCGCCGACCGAGCCGCTGCACGCCGACGCGCCGGACAACGTCCTGCTGGAGCGCACTTTCGACACCGGCGAGGTGCCGGACGCGCTGGCCGGCGCGGACCTCGTGGTCGAACGCGAGCTGATCACCAACCGCCACGCGGGCAACCCGATGGAGTGCCGCGCGGGCGTCGCGCTGTGGGACCCGGCGGACGACCGCCTCACGCTGTGGTCGGGCACGCAGGTGCCGCACATCGCACGCAACATGATCGCCGAGCTGCTGGGCATTCCCGAGGGCAACGTGCGGGTGATCGCGCCCGACGTCGGCGGCGGCTTCGGTGTGAAGGCCGTGGTGTACCCCGAAGACGTCGCGTTGTGCCTGATCGCGCGGCAGCTGCGCGGGGTGCCGGTGAAGTGGGTCGAGGACCGCGCGGAGCACCTGCTCGCGGCGACGCACGCGCGAGACCACCGCTACGTCGTGAAGGCGGGGTTCCGGTCCGACGGTGAGCTGGTGGCGCTCGACGCGGACGTGACCTGCAACGTCGGCGCGTATTCGGTGTACCCGTGGACAGCCGGGATCGAGCCGCTGATGGCCGGCGGCCTGCTGTCCGGGCCGTACCGGTTGCAGCACTACCGCTGCACCGTGCGTGGCATCGCGACGAACACGGCTCCGTCCGGACCGTACCGCGGGGTCGCGCGGCCGGCGAGCGTGTTCGCGATGGAGTCGGTGCTCGACGCGGCGGCGGCCGAGCTCGGGATGTCCGCTTTGGACATTCGGCGGCGGAACCTGATCTCGCCGGAGGAGATCCCGTACCGGATGCCGTCGCGGCTGGTCGACGACTCGGGCTGGTACGGCGAGTGCCTGGAGAAGGCCGTGGAGTCCATCGGATACGAGGACTTCCGCGCCGAGCAGGCGAGACGGCAGTCGGCCGGCGAGAACCCGATCGGCCTCGGACTGGCCTGTTACAACGAGCTCACCGGGTTGGGCCGCGCGGCCGCGGCGGGCCCGCGGATGCCGTTCCGCACCGGTCACGACGCGTGCACCGTCCGCGTGAACCCCGACGGCCGGGTGACCGTGCTGTCCGGCGTGACGTCGCAGGGGCAGGGGCTCGAGACGACCGTGGCGCAGATCGTCGCGGACGCGGTCGGCGTGTCCTATGCGGACGTCGAGGTCCGGATCGGCGACACGAACGAATCGTTGTGGGGCTTCGGCGCCTTCTCCTCGCGACAAGCCGTGATCGGCGGGGGCGCGGCGCACCGGTCGGCGGTCACCGTGCGGGAGAAGATCCTGCGGCTCGCGGCCGAGCTGTACGAGGCCAATGTCGACGATCTCAGCCTCGTCAACGGTGACGTGCGCGTCGCCGGAGAGGCCAAACCCGTGGGTACGCTGGCCGAGCTGGCGCGCGTCGCGTACCTGGAGTCCAACCGGCTGCCGCAGGGCATCGAGCCGGGGCTGGAGGCCACGCAGTTCTACGACCCGATCCGCGGGGCCTTCGCGGCCGGCGCGCAGGCCGCAGTCGTCGAGGTGGACCGGGCGACGGGTGAGCTGAAGATCCTCAAGTACGTGTGCGTCGAGGACGCCGGCACCGTCATCAACCCGCAGGTCGTCGAGGGGCAGATCGCCGGTTCGATCGCGCAAGGCATCGGCGGTGCGCTCTACGAGCACCTGATCTACGACGAGGGCGGCAACCTGTCCACGGGCACGCTGATGGACTACCTGATGCCGACCAGCGCCGAAGTGCCCGAGCTCGTGATCGGTCACCTCTCGCACCCCGCGGACAACCCGCTCGGCGTTCGCGGCGTCGGCGAGGGCGGCACGCTCGGGCCGAACGCGGTGCTCGCGGGGGCGGTGACCGACGCGCTCGGCGTGCAGGTCACGCACCTGCCGCTGACGCCGGGCACGATCTGGGAGGCATTGCGATGA
- a CDS encoding SDR family NAD(P)-dependent oxidoreductase yields the protein MDLKLSGKNVLVTGAGQGLGRAIGMAFAGEGANVAFHYNTSSDGAEAAATEAAALGVKAIAVGANLRDGDSVRTAVDDVVTQLGSIDVLVNNAAATQSKPFLETTEEDWAPQIGVTVEGTLRITQAVAKQMVDGGGGAIVNLMGDSGRVGESRLLVTATTRSTTVGLTKSLAKELARHGIRANAVSIALVQTSSLDDHTGHADEAKMKKILSAYPLRRLGRAEDVTPTVLLLASPLSSWTTGQIVSVNGGYTMP from the coding sequence ATGGACCTCAAGCTCAGCGGCAAGAACGTGCTGGTCACCGGAGCCGGCCAGGGGCTCGGCCGCGCCATCGGGATGGCGTTCGCCGGCGAAGGCGCCAACGTCGCGTTCCACTACAACACCTCCTCCGACGGCGCCGAAGCCGCGGCGACGGAGGCAGCCGCGCTCGGAGTGAAGGCGATCGCCGTGGGCGCGAACCTGCGGGACGGCGACTCGGTGCGCACGGCCGTCGACGACGTCGTGACCCAGCTCGGCTCCATCGATGTGCTCGTGAACAACGCGGCGGCCACGCAGAGCAAGCCGTTCCTCGAGACCACGGAGGAAGACTGGGCGCCGCAGATCGGCGTGACGGTGGAGGGCACGCTGCGGATCACGCAGGCCGTCGCGAAGCAGATGGTCGACGGCGGTGGTGGCGCCATCGTGAACCTCATGGGCGACTCCGGCCGGGTCGGCGAGTCGCGGCTGCTGGTCACGGCCACCACGCGCTCGACCACGGTGGGCCTCACCAAGTCGCTCGCCAAGGAGCTGGCCCGCCACGGGATCCGTGCCAACGCCGTGTCGATCGCGCTGGTGCAGACGTCCAGTTTGGACGACCACACCGGACACGCCGACGAGGCCAAGATGAAGAAGATCCTCTCGGCCTACCCGTTGCGCCGCCTGGGGCGCGCCGAGGACGTCACCCCGACCGTGCTGCTGCTGGCCTCGCCGCTCTCGTCCTGGACCACGGGGCAGATCGTGTCGGTCAACGGCGGCTACACGATGCCGTGA
- a CDS encoding MBL fold metallo-hydrolase, which translates to MKIGALTIEPVYDGYGREPAREVLVRPDVPDAWACHEHLLDERGDLDLTLGGFLLRTGDRVVLIDAGVGTIDNDKYHGGQFLESLHEHGVAPNDVTDVVFTHLHFDHVGWAAKKGQVVFPNATYRVHGADWAHFVDSPDAEPGAVRKLSPLAERLEPFEADTTLAPGLDTRHVPGHTPGSTIFVVSSEGERALLLGDVAHSTVELTDPTWEAIFDVDRTAARKVRAGLIEELADSSDAVAGAHFPGLRFGRVVTVSGERRFELI; encoded by the coding sequence ATGAAGATCGGAGCACTCACCATCGAACCGGTCTACGACGGCTACGGCCGCGAGCCCGCCCGGGAAGTCCTCGTGCGCCCGGACGTGCCCGACGCGTGGGCCTGCCACGAGCACCTGCTCGACGAACGCGGCGACCTCGACCTCACGCTCGGCGGGTTCCTGCTGCGCACCGGCGACCGGGTGGTGCTGATCGACGCCGGCGTCGGCACGATCGACAACGACAAGTACCACGGCGGGCAGTTCCTCGAAAGCCTGCATGAACACGGCGTCGCTCCCAACGACGTGACTGACGTCGTGTTCACACACCTGCACTTCGACCACGTCGGCTGGGCCGCCAAGAAGGGCCAGGTCGTGTTCCCGAACGCGACCTACCGCGTGCACGGGGCCGACTGGGCGCACTTCGTCGACAGCCCGGACGCCGAACCCGGCGCGGTGCGCAAGCTGTCGCCACTGGCCGAGCGGCTGGAGCCGTTCGAAGCGGACACCACGCTCGCGCCCGGCCTCGACACCCGCCACGTGCCTGGCCACACGCCCGGCTCCACGATCTTCGTCGTTTCCAGCGAAGGCGAACGCGCGTTGCTGCTCGGCGACGTCGCACACTCCACCGTGGAGCTCACCGACCCGACGTGGGAGGCGATCTTCGACGTCGACCGCACGGCTGCGCGGAAGGTGCGCGCCGGCTTGATCGAGGAGCTCGCCGACAGCTCCGACGCGGTGGCCGGCGCGCACTTCCCGGGCCTGCGGTTCGGCCGCGTCGTGACCGTCTCCGGCGAGCGCCGGTTCGAGCTCATCTGA
- a CDS encoding (2Fe-2S)-binding protein — protein MKAEFSVNGTRCDIDVEPRRTLADALREDLGLTGTHLGCEHGVCGACTVLVDGEPVRACLMLAVQADGCSVSTVEGLAAEDGTLHPLQEAFCAKHGLQCGFCTPGMLMTALDLLDREPAPGRERIREEMSGNICRCTGYVGVVDAVEAAAQELNPR, from the coding sequence ATGAAAGCCGAGTTCAGCGTCAACGGAACCCGTTGCGACATCGACGTCGAGCCGCGCCGGACGCTGGCCGACGCGTTGCGCGAGGACCTCGGCCTGACCGGCACGCACCTGGGCTGCGAGCACGGCGTGTGCGGCGCCTGCACCGTGCTGGTGGACGGCGAGCCCGTGCGCGCGTGCCTGATGCTGGCCGTGCAGGCGGACGGGTGTTCCGTCAGTACCGTCGAGGGCCTCGCAGCCGAGGACGGCACACTGCACCCGTTGCAGGAAGCGTTCTGCGCGAAGCACGGGCTCCAATGTGGATTCTGCACGCCCGGCATGTTGATGACCGCGCTGGACCTGCTGGACCGCGAACCCGCGCCCGGTCGGGAACGCATCCGGGAGGAGATGTCCGGCAACATCTGCCGGTGCACCGGGTACGTCGGGGTCGTCGACGCGGTGGAGGCCGCGGCGCAGGAGCTGAACCCGCGATGA
- a CDS encoding ArsR/SmtB family transcription factor: MVELVLSTAGVRFAISPLEEVIGVVRGWLGKRRLPGGAGWLGQQRLDVPELAAVLGARHYITEFLSPPPATAETTADEQLRVLRGTPPGQVELELGMVDADLSGLPARPVEARDLLADQLEAVWHHTVEPEWARMREVLAADIAYRTRRLGAQGVAGVFDGLHPRVRLTGDSVLVDIAARQRLELDERGLLLVPSVFAWPSVGVVTVAPWQPTLLYPARGVASLWTEPTTPEALAGVVGRTKAMLLTTLDRPAATTELAARLGLAKGTVSAHLTALRAAGLTATTRQGHRVLYRRTELGDALCAGIG, encoded by the coding sequence ATGGTCGAGTTGGTCCTCAGCACCGCCGGAGTCCGGTTCGCGATCTCGCCGCTCGAGGAGGTCATCGGGGTGGTGCGGGGGTGGCTGGGGAAGCGGCGGTTGCCCGGCGGGGCCGGGTGGCTCGGCCAACAGCGGCTGGACGTGCCGGAGTTGGCGGCAGTGCTCGGGGCGCGGCACTACATCACGGAGTTCCTCTCGCCGCCGCCGGCGACAGCGGAGACGACGGCCGACGAGCAGCTGCGGGTCCTCAGGGGGACGCCGCCGGGTCAGGTGGAGCTCGAGCTGGGGATGGTGGATGCCGACCTGAGCGGGCTGCCGGCCCGGCCCGTCGAGGCGAGGGATCTGCTGGCCGACCAGCTCGAGGCCGTCTGGCACCACACCGTCGAGCCGGAGTGGGCGCGGATGCGCGAGGTGCTCGCGGCGGACATCGCCTACCGGACGCGGCGGTTGGGTGCGCAGGGCGTGGCGGGGGTGTTCGACGGGCTGCACCCGAGGGTGCGGCTCACCGGGGACTCCGTGCTGGTCGACATAGCGGCCCGGCAGCGGCTGGAGCTGGACGAGCGCGGCCTGCTGCTGGTGCCGAGTGTGTTCGCGTGGCCGTCGGTCGGAGTGGTCACGGTGGCGCCGTGGCAGCCGACGTTGTTGTACCCCGCGAGGGGGGTGGCCAGCCTGTGGACCGAGCCGACGACACCGGAGGCGCTGGCCGGGGTGGTGGGGCGGACAAAGGCGATGTTGCTCACCACGTTGGACCGGCCGGCGGCGACCACGGAGCTCGCCGCGCGGCTCGGGCTGGCGAAAGGAACGGTTTCCGCGCACCTCACGGCGTTGCGGGCCGCGGGTCTGACCGCGACGACGCGCCAGGGCCACCGCGTGCTCTACCGGCGGACCGAGCTTGGCGACGCGCTCTGCGCGGGCATAGGGTGA
- a CDS encoding MBL fold metallo-hydrolase yields the protein MRIVHFGHACVLLETDGERILIDPGAFSTDFERERELSAVLITHQHFDHIDGERLPKVLAANPDAKLIVDPGSVETVQKLNLQYEVANVGDAFEIGGTAVNVVGGEHAVIHSDIPVIPNIGYVLDHGAFYHPGDSFFVPEQKIDVLGLPTGAPWLKAGEAVDFLRAVAPRKSVPIHEAVLSSPALHYGLFENLAPEGTEVQVVERGVATDL from the coding sequence ATGCGGATCGTCCATTTCGGACACGCCTGTGTACTTCTGGAAACCGACGGCGAGCGGATCCTGATCGACCCGGGCGCGTTCTCCACCGACTTCGAGCGTGAGCGCGAGCTGTCGGCCGTCCTCATCACCCACCAGCACTTCGACCACATCGACGGCGAGCGCCTGCCGAAGGTGCTGGCGGCGAACCCGGACGCGAAGCTGATCGTCGACCCGGGCTCCGTCGAGACCGTGCAGAAGCTGAACCTGCAGTACGAGGTCGCGAACGTCGGCGACGCCTTCGAGATCGGCGGCACCGCGGTGAACGTGGTGGGCGGTGAGCACGCCGTCATCCACAGCGACATCCCCGTGATCCCCAACATCGGCTACGTGCTGGACCACGGCGCCTTCTACCACCCGGGCGACTCGTTCTTCGTGCCCGAGCAGAAGATCGACGTGCTCGGCCTGCCGACGGGCGCACCGTGGCTCAAGGCCGGCGAGGCGGTGGACTTCCTGCGGGCGGTCGCGCCACGCAAGTCCGTGCCGATCCACGAGGCGGTGCTGTCGAGCCCGGCGCTCCACTACGGCCTGTTCGAGAACCTCGCGCCCGAGGGCACCGAGGTGCAGGTCGTCGAGCGCGGCGTCGCCACCGACCTCTGA
- a CDS encoding zinc-binding dehydrogenase — protein sequence MTEVNALVLRETGAPMTVERIRLRDVGPGDVRVRIDATGVCHSDLSLARGVLAQQLPAVLGHEACGTVLETGSEVTDLAEGDRVILLWITPCGDCVHCGRGEAHLCVNGAARGSEPYAVDSAGNPVYAGLTVGSFAEQTVVPAAAAVKVPDDISSADAALLGCAVTTGVGAVTKTARVQPDSSVLVVGLGGVGLAAIQGAKLAGARTIIAVDRNPDKAAYATKLGADHFVPADDTTKKAVRALTGGEGVDYAFDCVGSARTIRDAWGMTRRGGTACVVGVGGKDDLVSFSALELFHFARTLVGCVAGSLDAAHDLPRYFEDVRSGRLDLAAMVTGHGGLGDIETALGDMAAGQGVRTLVVPA from the coding sequence GTGACCGAAGTGAACGCGTTGGTGCTCCGGGAAACCGGCGCGCCGATGACTGTGGAACGCATCCGCTTGCGCGACGTCGGCCCGGGTGACGTGCGGGTGCGTATCGATGCCACCGGCGTTTGTCACTCCGACCTGTCGCTGGCCCGCGGTGTCCTCGCGCAGCAGCTTCCGGCCGTGCTCGGGCACGAGGCGTGCGGAACGGTGCTGGAGACCGGCTCCGAAGTGACCGACCTCGCGGAGGGCGACCGCGTGATCCTGCTGTGGATCACGCCGTGTGGCGACTGCGTTCACTGTGGACGGGGTGAGGCGCACCTGTGTGTGAACGGGGCCGCGCGTGGTAGTGAACCGTACGCTGTGGACTCGGCCGGCAACCCCGTCTACGCGGGCTTGACGGTCGGGTCCTTCGCCGAGCAGACCGTCGTCCCGGCCGCCGCCGCGGTGAAGGTGCCCGACGACATCAGCTCCGCCGACGCCGCGTTGCTCGGCTGCGCGGTGACCACCGGAGTCGGGGCCGTCACCAAGACCGCGCGCGTCCAGCCCGACTCGTCGGTGCTGGTCGTGGGCCTCGGTGGCGTCGGCCTGGCGGCCATCCAGGGCGCGAAGCTGGCGGGCGCCCGCACGATCATCGCGGTCGACCGCAACCCCGACAAGGCGGCCTACGCCACGAAACTGGGCGCCGATCATTTCGTCCCGGCCGACGACACCACCAAGAAGGCCGTGCGCGCCCTGACCGGCGGCGAAGGCGTCGACTACGCGTTCGACTGCGTCGGCTCGGCCCGCACGATCCGCGACGCCTGGGGCATGACCCGGCGTGGCGGCACCGCGTGCGTGGTCGGCGTCGGCGGCAAGGACGACCTCGTGTCCTTCAGCGCGCTCGAACTGTTCCACTTCGCCCGCACCCTCGTCGGCTGCGTCGCCGGCTCTCTCGACGCGGCCCACGACCTGCCGAGGTACTTCGAAGACGTCCGAAGTGGACGGCTGGACCTCGCGGCCATGGTGACCGGCCACGGTGGACTCGGCGACATCGAAACCGCGTTGGGTGACATGGCCGCCGGCCAAGGTGTGCGGACGCTGGTGGTGCCGGCATGA